CCGGCGGCGGCCGGCAGCATATTTATGAGAATATCCCTTCGCTTCATTTTGTCAACCGGCGGGGCGGCATTGTCCGGGACAAACGCATCGATAGGCCGACAGCGGAGAAACGCCGGGTTACGCGATCGCGAAGGAAAGATAAATTGCGATTTAGCGCCTTTAAAGCCTCCCTCGCCGAGGCGGCCAGGGAGCCAAATCAGAGTTTTTCTGATTTGTGCGATTCGGCTGGTAGGCACACCAGAGGTGGCAGCCGCACGTTTTTTACGATTTATGCTTTTAAAGCCTCCCTCGCCGAGGGAGGTGGCATGACGCGGTGTTTTTCCGCGTCATGACGGAAGGAGTGTTGCTCCGTTTGGCGCGCGGTTTTCGCGCCGAACGGAGCCCGCGGCGACAGCCGCGGAAGAAGCGGAAGATGATAAGATCAAGAGCAAAGCACAACCCAAGGTCAAAACTCCTTCCGGCCCTTCGGGCCACCTCCCTCGGCGAGGGAGGCAAGGGCAAAATCTAAACCAAAATCGTTGAATATCGACAAACGGCTTTTTGTGGATGCCCGCTAAATCGCTATTTATCTTTCCTCGCAATCGCGTAAATCGCAGTTTATCGTTTTCCCCTCCCGAAGGAAATCGGCGTTTAGACGTGCCGATGACGCCTCGAAGATGCCTGGCGCGGGGCGGGAACGCCTGCCGTTATACAGTCTCGGTATTATGCGTCCCCGTCTCGCGGCATTTCATGCTGTTCGATACTCTCTAGTTTTTCTTTCTTCTCAGCGCCGCCGGGACAATGGCGAGAAGCGCGAGCAGCCCATATCCGGCGCTGCATCCGCCGCTGCCGCCGCCGTCTCCGGAGGGCGTGTCGGGATCTTCAGGCGTGATCGTCCCGATCGGATTTACGGCGGTGTAAGCGGAAATGTTGCCGCTCAGCGCGTTGCTGCCAAATTCCGTCCAGGAGGAGCCGTCATAGCGCCAGAGACTGTAGCCGACGCCGGCCCAGAGGTAACCGGTCTTCTCGTCATATACCAGTCCGAGGCGATAACCGTAGTCTCCGTTGAAATCCTTCAGCAGCGTGCCGAGATCGCCCTTTTGCAGCTTTTCAAGCGTCGTCTCGTAGACCCTGATGCTGTAGCCCGAAGAATAGTCCTCGCCGGCGGTCCATTTGGCGGCCTGTACATAGACCTTGTCGCCGGCAAAGGCAACGGCGTCGAACATGTGCTTGAAGGTCGGGTCCTTCGCGTTCATTTCTTCCGCGGTGATGAGGCTCTTGACCTCCATCGTCGCCAGATTAGCGGCCTCTATGCAGGAGCCGGTGTTCCACTTATCTCCGAACAGCTGAACACCGCCGAGCGTCGCGACATAAAGCATGCCGTCCTTCTGTGAGTATGCGCCCGGTGTGAAGCCGTCAAGATTCCTGCCCTTCATATCGACGCTCGTAACTTCGTTGAGATCCGCGTCGAGCTTGACGAGACAGTTTGCCCTGTACGAGCCGTGCTCCGTGTCCCATGGGTCGTTCGCGCCGGTAAAGATGGCGTAGAGACTGCCGTTATAGGCGCACAGGCCCTCGCCGTGTCCGTCATATTTAGAGTCGTTGTGATAATACTCGTACTTCTTATCCTGTTTGTAGACGTCGCCCGCCGTGGTGACGCGGCTGACGATAGGGATGTCGTAAGCCGTGGCGTAAAGATTGCCGTTCAGCTCCACCATGGTCCTCGTGTTGTGCAGCGTCGTCGTCGCCTCACGCAGCGGCGCCTTCCACGCCGAGGGCTGCGTCCACTGCGACTGCTCGCCGGGGTTATAGATCGAGATGACGTCCGTGCCGTTTGACGTATAGAGTGTCACGGCGACGCGGAAATACCCGTCCGCGTTCTTAAACGGATAGATACCCTGCCCGGCGTTTCCTCCCATGTTGCTGACGAGCGGAGAGACGGGGACTCCCGAGCCTTGAATGATGCCTAAGGCGGTGTTGGCATAACTGTTGTCCTGTCTTGTGAAGAGCAAGTCGGCCCGGGCCGGCAATGATATCGCCAGCAGGCAGAGGGCCAGCAGCAGTGCGGTAAACTTTTTGTGCATATTAGTTCCTCCTCATTTTTATTGGTGACTTGGCAAAGCCCGCCTGAAGCCGGCAGGCTTTGCCGAATTGCCTTTACGACTTCTTCTTTGCGGCGCGCGTAAGCAGGGGGATCACCGCCAGCAGCATTATGCCGGCGACGCCCGCGTTGCATCCGCCCGACGAACTGCCGGAGGGGGCCGGCGTCTC
The window above is part of the Cloacibacillus evryensis DSM 19522 genome. Proteins encoded here:
- a CDS encoding Synerg-CTERM sorting domain-containing protein; this translates as MHKKFTALLLALCLLAISLPARADLLFTRQDNSYANTALGIIQGSGVPVSPLVSNMGGNAGQGIYPFKNADGYFRVAVTLYTSNGTDVISIYNPGEQSQWTQPSAWKAPLREATTTLHNTRTMVELNGNLYATAYDIPIVSRVTTAGDVYKQDKKYEYYHNDSKYDGHGEGLCAYNGSLYAIFTGANDPWDTEHGSYRANCLVKLDADLNEVTSVDMKGRNLDGFTPGAYSQKDGMLYVATLGGVQLFGDKWNTGSCIEAANLATMEVKSLITAEEMNAKDPTFKHMFDAVAFAGDKVYVQAAKWTAGEDYSSGYSIRVYETTLEKLQKGDLGTLLKDFNGDYGYRLGLVYDEKTGYLWAGVGYSLWRYDGSSWTEFGSNALSGNISAYTAVNPIGTITPEDPDTPSGDGGGSGGCSAGYGLLALLAIVPAALRRKKN